The genome window TAATTTcattgtaaccaaatagtaGACCTGGAATTCTTCGGCATAAACGTTAAGTTGTTATGCaataattgattttttgacctaaaatattttttaaaatgggATCAGCTCatcagtaaaaaaattatgtaactaacaaaagaaattttaaagaaatatttaagggccaaaaatattatacgatcaataatatatatattttaatataatattttttaaataattttcgtATTGTGAATGtcttattatagtttattttaaatggcaaagaattaaataattatgGAAACTAACCgatgaaatttttctttttaaaaactttgtttTCTGAATTAGATTCCATAATAAAGTGATTTATAGCAAAGGGAAATCGAGTTTGTATTCGACCAGAAAAAGCAAACTGAGTTGGCTAAGGAATTAGACATAAATCTAAATAGTCCCATCTTTTCACACTCTCTCCTCTCCTTAGAGAGAGAAAATTCTCTCTATTGTCCTTGTTAACAAAATTACATCTTTCACAAGgaatagagagaaagagagagattttgttttgtaatatattCGATCCGATGGATCGATTTTTTTGTTTCGCTTTGGCGATCCTCTAGTTTCGCTTGGCGATTTTACTCTTTCGCTTAGGCGATTTTGTGTTGCTTTCAAACTCAAATCGAATCTGTTCTTCAAGTTCTATCATTACTTTTTTCgattttggtttgaattttaataaagtttaaTCTTTTCCTTCGACTCTCCTCTAAAACTACAATACCGGCTGTCTCTTTTGATCATCTTCTGTTCTTTTGGTTATGCTCAATTTCTATTTCCAGATGAAGTCAATCTTTGCCATTAAAGTTACTCTGGGCAGAGTATTCAGAAGGAATAGAATATTAGAGTTTTGCATATTAGtttctttggtttgaatcagtTCAAGAAGAGTCAAAGCTTGATTGTGTTTCAAGTGTTTTGACAACGACTGTTTTCAAATCTTCTGAAACTATTTGGAGATCATGACATCCAAGGAAGAGATTGAAGATCGATTGAAGATAGAGGCGCGCAGGAGAGTGAAGTATGGAACTTGGGCTTCGAGGATCCAAGCATGCGGCAGAGCATACGGCGGAGAAGCTCCCACGGTGACCAGAGAAGTTGTAATTGCATGAGAGACACGTGGCGAATCATGCTTTGCAAAGCAGCTTGAATTAGGGCACGTGGTGATGATGCAGACAGACTTTGCCGACCTAAAACTGGGCttaatttcatattatttatgttGTATCTTGTTTTGGGCCTCGTATTTTCTTAAAGCCTGATCCATGTAACTTTCGCCCATTGGGCAAGTCAATGAAacgtcgacaaaaaaaaaaagacataaatCTAATTAAACCGGACCAGATCGGTCCTTTTCTCGCTGGCATAACCCACACCTGTTTTGTTAACAgatcaatctctctctctctctctctctctctctctctctctctctctcttctttcactGAACAGTCTCACGAGCAAAGCGAAAGACCGTTGCTTAATTAATGTcactctcttcctcttcatcatcatcctcgtCTTCTCAGAAGACATGGATTGTACACGGAATCTTAGCCGGAACAGCGATCGCAGCAGCGATTGGCGCACGTGCCTATCTGAGTGGATCCAGGAAATTCCGGAGCCGGGTCGTCGGGATCATCCCCGCCCGTTACGCTTCCTCTCGATTCGAGGGCAAGCCTCTCGTGAAAATCCTCGGCAAACCCATGATCCAGGTTCCTCCTTAGTCTATTATATACATAATGTATAACTCTCAGCTTCTTCGTGCTTATGTGTTGGATCTATGTTGGATTAGAGAACTTGGGAGAGATCGAAGTTAGCTTCTACACTTGATCACGTTGGTAATGTGGCTCCCATCTCTACTCTTTATGACTCTATACATAGCAAAGTTGTGTACGATGTTAACTTGCTTGACTTTCATTAATTGGCATGCTTTTAGTTGGAACCTACCTTTAGTTTTGTCGGTAACCTGTGACTGTTGAGATTACAGGATGTCTGGTTTCTTGTTTTCATAGTTAGCTTCTACGCTTGATCACGTTAGTAATGTGGCTCAGATCTCTTAATGTGTGTACTTTCATAGTTAGCTTCTGTTTTCGGTTTCGGGTAATTCGGTTCAGCCACAATCTCACCGAAGTAAACCATAAAagtcggtttggtttggtttggtttggtccttttctaattttattttcgaaactgactaatttttttgtttcggtCAGATTTCGTATcatttctaaaaaaaacttGGACATTTACAGTTAAATTCAGTTATTTAGGTTAAATTGGGTTTTCTGTTtgtttggttaatttggttaattacggataatttggttatttattttgaataaaaaatcaactgaaccgaaccgaattttCAAAATTCCACCGAACTCAGAACGGTAACTTAACTCAAAACCGAAGGTTCGGTTCAGACAAAATCCACAGGCCTAGAACTTGGAAGTCCTGTTCTTTAAGTTGTGACTGTTGAGATTAAAGTTGTCTGTTTTGTTGTATCGTTTGACTTCTCAGTTGTAGCAACGGATGATGAAAGGATTGCGGATTGCTGTCGTGGGTTTGGTGCTGATGTCATCATGACTTCAGAGTCTTGCAGAAACGGTCTCTATACAAATTTCTTCAACCCCCTGTTTAGTTTTGCTTTCTTGTCTCAAAAACTCTATATCATTTGGTGGATCCGTAGGTACTGAGCGGTGCAATGAAGCGCTAGAAAAGCTGGAGAAGAAGTATGATGTGGTTGTTAACATTCAAGGAGATGAACCACTCATTGAGCCTGAGATTATAGACGGTGTTGTCAAAGCACTTCAGGTTCTGCTTTAGTTTGGATTATATCTTTCATCTTAATATATTCTGTTGGGCTGTCTTCAGACTTTAGAAGCTGTTGAATAGTGTTCCTATGGTTGTGATTTTCAGTTAGCACCTGATGCAGTGTTTAGCACAGCCGTGACTTCATTGAAACCAGAAGACGGACTTGATCCTAACCGAGTCAAGTGTGTGGTAGACAACCGTGGCTACGCTATCTATTTTTCCCGGGGTTTGATTCCTTATAACAAGTAATATCTCTGTCTTCTGTgtattgataaaataaattatgttattatatatttgcCTATATGCTCAGGTTGTAATCACTTATGTTTTGTGCGCTTTAGGAGTGGTAAAGTCAATCCAGACTTCCCTTACATGCTTCATCTTGGAATACAGGTACTGAGCAGCTAGCTtctcttcttattatatatagtttcacTTGTGTATTATGATCTAATTAATCTCGGCTATGTTTGCTTTCCTTGTTCTTAGAGCTTTGATTCGAAGTTTCTCAAAGTATACTCGGAGCTTCAACCAACACCATTGCAGCTAGAAGAGGATCTAGAGCAGCTTAAAGTCCTTGAAAATGGCTACAAAATGAAGGTAACATAACCCTTTCCCACTATTTTGATAAATTCTTTTAACCTAAAATGTTGATTTTTCACAGGTTATAAAGGTGGATCATGAAGCTCATGGAGTTGATACACCTGATGATGTCGAAAAAATTGAATCTTTAATGCGGGAAAGAAACCTCCTCTAGACCACATAATACAGAGATCTTGCTTTCAAACTTTATAATTGGATCGCCTTTCCTTGTTTTACTCAGTGACTTATCAATGAAATTTAGGGACTTCCAGTAGATATTATATACTTTGTAATTCAATTCAATTCTTTGCACACTTGTTAACTTGTGcctatttttttgtaattttatgtgGTAGGACTTGTGCTTGGTAAAGCCAAGAAAACATAAGGATTAAGGAGTGAATATATGAATTAACCATATGAATATAATCATCGACTAGAAGAACGAGATAAATGCTTCGAAGAGCTATTTCCACTGTATGAGAAAGATTTGAGATCTTATAGCATTATCGACTTAACCATTTGTCGCATGGAATGAGACCCACATACTAATGAACGGATGTGGGAGATCTATTAGCCGTAAGTGGTCAGGATGCTACAAATGATATCATAGTTTAATTTGTCGTGGTGTGCAACCAAGACGTACCATTTCTATTTTAacatattgtatatataatttgatagcTTAgagaaattaataaataaaataaccatCCCTTTAAAATTAGTATTTTGAAATATGTGttgtattttattatacaaataaaatattcttataatatttataaaatacatctCGTTTGTTAACATCCATTGACTTTTATTAAAAGTAGGATATATCACGAAATGCACGTTAGAAGTATTgataatctataatataatgccACAGTTGAGACTCTCCCTGCGCGCCACGTCAGCATCTTTTCGCGGGTGggcatttttttctcttttgggCTTTTAATTGAAACACATACCCAGGTTTGACCCATATCTTCTTCTCAACTTCTCGACGTATCATTATTGGCTGCCATTGCCGCCGTTCTCTACTCCACGTTCATCTCCTCCACCGCGGAAGATCCGCCCAGTCTGTTGTCGGTCGACTCATACGATTCTGGGATTCCAGGAACATTAGCAAGAATGGAGAGTTCATGGGCATCACCATTCTCCTCCTTGATGAACTGGTGATGATTGTTTCTTACTTATTTTTAATCACTTATTTTCTATGTTCATACATGAAGCGTCTCTTCATGTTTTTTGGTTCTGTCGTCGATCAAGCTTCCATGTACTCATCATCAAAACATCTGTAACTCTTCGTCCTCATCTTTCCTTCAGATCTAAGAAGGCTCTGCATATTGATTTTGTCGGCTCCAGGTTCAATCCCTAATACCTTTTAAGAATCGTTTGACTGGCATCATTAGTACCCAAAGTCTCGGTAAATCCGACGGTTTCGTTTCCATGTTTTGCTTAATTctattcttattattttataaaatatgcagattcttaaaaaaagaaacaaacatcaATCCTTCGGACGACTCACTGCATCTCCTCCTTTGCGAGTGGCTCCAGGTCTCCTCATATGCCTCATTGTCCTATGCGAGTCCTCTGTCGCCGGCTAAGGTGGTTAAGCCTCTTGGCTCTGAGGTATTTTATTGCAGATCTACTTCTCTTAGTTTTGTGATTGcgtttttgtttataatttttatttaattctctCTTGCGTTTTCATGTTTGTTCCGATTGAATCTGATTAACTTTGATCATCAATCATGTGTTTGGGATCTATAcgattttgatttaatttatatgacaTTCTTATGGAATGTGTGGTTAATGTTCTCGCAGATTCTTGGTACTGTTATGTCTTCAAAGATGTGGGAAATTGCTTAGGATTATGCTCGATCATGTGTTCTTAATCATAGCGTCCAGCCTCATGGATATCAGAAGGAAACTGCTGTGGTCTTCAATGTGGTAGCTCAAGTGCTTGGACTGCTTGTGGATTTTCAGTATATTCCTGCTGAGAAGTTATCTGAGATTTCAGGTTCAAGCCAAGGACATGGTAATTGCTGCACTGAGTCACCTCAATGAGTCTTCCATGACGAGGACCTTTCTCAACGTCTCGTCTTCTCAAAGCAATGTTGGGATTGATTACTCCGGTTTGAGTTTGACCAGTATGGACGGTTATGGTTTAAGGTCAAACCTTCACAACACAGCAGAATGCAGTGGCCATGTTGACATGGAAGTTACTCCACAAGGTCTATATGAAGACTCCAAGCTCTGGAACTGCTTTCAGATTCTTGGCTTGGATGAACCTTAATCTGATTTGAACTGAAGTTTGCAACAAATTTGCTAATGAGTGATATTGTTGCTTTCTTGAACAATTACTTCTAGGTTGCACGGGTACGTCAATCTATAGCCGTCTCGCGTACCGGGTTCGGCGGGGGGACGGGTACGTCCCGGGTAAACGTCCCCGACACGTGCAAGATGACCTTACTTCTTTAAGAATTAGCTGAGCTGATGTCTGTAATCAAAGATGAAACCATTAGCAGAAAGAGTGGTAAACAGGTCAGTTTTACCTAATTTCAATTTAGAGATATCGTCTTTTTCGTTTTTGatcattgttatttatttttccagATATTATTGGAGCTCTTGCTCAAATATGAAACTGCCCAAATCATAAAAGCAAAAGACTTTAGACAAGTATGTATATGCTATTCAAAGAAGTACATAGTTTTTTCCGAGCCATTTTGAAGGTTCATTGAGAATATATGTTGTACGAGAGAGGCATGTGTCTTCTTATGCTCATCTCtttattaagcaaaaaaaatctgaaattagGCGTACaatcattatttaaaataaacatccAACAATGTTAAATACTCTAATACACAATATATACACAACACCAACCACTATACAAATATTTGAAAATCAGTAACCACGACAGAACGCTAACTACACAAATAAAACATCACATATATACATAAAGGTAAAACAACAACTACATCTAtaaccccgcgcttgcgcgggggcAGAGCCCCTAGTTAAAAGAATACGACAGCTAAGGGAGGAAGGAAGAAAATAGATGCGTTGATTGGTCAACAATTTAATTGTGAAGTCATTATAACTTTTTGAAGCTTATAAAACGAGACAACCGAGGCTTTAGAATGAGACAGATTACAGATCATAAATAAGACAAGAGAAAGAGACTCTGAGAAAATCGATATTAGATGGAGAAAAGGAGTTTGTATGGTTTGGTAGTAATGCTAATGTACTTGGTGGGTGGTGGCTATAGTCAAGGTAAAACTAATTAACCCTATCACAAACTCTCATAGATTAATTATAATCAATTGTCATTTTGGTTTAACATCCAGTGATTGGATGTATATATGTACGTAGGGATAGTGAAACGGATACGTGACAAAGCTGAATGGGAAGCAATCCTGGCCGATGCCGATCATTACATAGGGCTTATAGTAACGTCCCCCCTTTGCGGTGCTCCATGTGCTATATTGAACGACCAAGTGGTTCAAATTGTCGATTCATTAAACTCACTCGGCGTCCGGATTGAGTTCTTTATAGCTAACATTTGGGAGACTGCTATCTTATCAGAGTGGTTAGTCGAATTTGTACCAACCGTCATAATTTTGAGACATGGAGACGTAATAGTTCGCTACGAAGACCTTCTGGACTGGGGTAAATTTTATGATCTATTATTCGGCTCAGGTATATTCAGCCCCGCCCCATCCCCCTCTGAAGTCGAATTTCCACTGCCTCCTCAATCCGGCTTGTAAATTACAGTCCTGTCTTGATTTAGTAACGTCACTTTATGTGTACTATACTGTATTTGCTGCTTCCACTTTATTTAATAGGTTAATAAAAttggtgatatatatatatatatatgcgtgtgtgtgtgtatatgtgATCATATTATATTTGGTGTGTTAAATCATGCATTATTATAAATCGTCATTAAAAAGTCTACAGATGCTTGACAGCATAGGAGAAATTATTTATAATGAGAGAATTAAGTGTTTAGATCATAGGATTGTTAGAAAGAACTTCTACAATCCAGATACTTATGTATACATGAGTGATGCATAAAGATGATAAATTTGATAACAGAATTGATCAAACCGGCATATATTTGTCAATACAGCGGGGTAACCTTTTAGATGATTTCCAGTGAGTTTCATCTCTTCCATCCTGTGCACGTATCATAGTTCCAGAAAACGGAACTCGGTAATGGAGCAAGAATTGAACAAGATAGCCAAAGATGTGACTAGATCTATTAACTCACTTgtcatttttataaaactaaaatttgaaaaGTTAATTCGAGATATTATCAGCATTGTCTTACAAATTCACAGACAGTCCACACAGAGAGTTAACCATCCATAGGTCAAAGGTCTTTATGATGatgggaaaaaaaagaaaataaacacaaatataCCAATCAATAGTAAGTGCCATATGTAGCAAAGTTCAACTCTAAAATGAAAGTTTTGAATTGAATTTGCAACAATTTAACATACGCAATATTTTATTACCCAAATAACATATGCAGTCAAAGTATCAAACAATCCTGTAATGACCAAAACCATAAAAAGCTAGTCTCACCAAACACTCAGTCATAAAATCAGAATATATAACCGGCTCATGAATGAACCAGTTATTACATCCAATCCGGTTTCATAACTAGTTCACGGTCTAACCTGGTCCAACCAACTGGTTGGTCCGGATTTAAATACGctgattaaaatattaagaaaaagtaaataaaaatggTAGTAAGCTTGACTTGAGGAGAAACAAAGACGGAAGGAAATGGCTGGGAAGAATATTTTAGAGTGCACATGCTTCTTCTTCTATGTGCAACTCTTCCTCCAACGTACTTACATATCTTGTATTTTTCTGTCTTTATTGGTCcattaaatcattaaatttacTTTATCTTACATAACTCTCATCTCATTCTATATTTCATTTATACAACAAATATTTGTGTACCAGTAGGCACAAAACATATACATTTTGTGTAAATATGAGATGATTCTTTCGCCTCAACATGCATCAGCTCTGTTAAACTCCATGGGAGATCTTCTAGTCTTAGTTGTTGCTGGGGCTGCAGATGCTCTCTTCCCTTTGAAATCCCTCAAAAGTTCTGGCTTCTAAACTAATCAATTCTGTTTAATAACTCTTATTATTGCAGACTGATACCTAAACTACCAAActcctaaaaatatctaaaagaaaagaGCTTTGATGAAACTATGCTATGTTACATTGATAGGAACAAACCAAAAGGGCAGTAGTCAGAAAAGGGTTTAGATAATCATCAAATACATATGCATACAGATAGAGAAAAGTACAATAAGAAACAGATCCTAAACAAAGAGCACTCCTAGCAGTCTTCTTAACCAAACACAAGACTCTCTCGCAAAGCGGTAAAAAAAAGATCTATTCCTTGGCGGATTTGTTGATGAGAGACTTGTGGATGTGAGGGATGACACCACCACCAGCTATAGTTCCTTTGATAAGAGTATCAAGCTCTTCATCTCCACGAATCGCAAGCTGCAAGTGCCTGGGGGAGATACGTTTCACCTTGAGGTCCTTGCTCGCGTTACCAGCCAACTCCAAGACTTCTGCGGTCAGATACTCAAGTATCGCCGCTGTGTAAACAGCTGCAGTTGCTCCGACTCTTCCGTGAGCAGTGGATCTAGTCTTCAACAGCCGATGCACCCTTCCTACAGGGAACTGCACAAAAGAACACACAACAGAGGTAACAAGATCAAGCTACAAAGTCAAACAGTTTCAGAAACCCACTAACGAATTGTTCAAGAAAACACACCAGTGATGAATCAAGATCATCTCTTTGTCACTCGGATACATCAACATCTTAGCTCAGAATCTCGTATCTACTAATAAGATACGATTCACAAAGGAAACTACTTtgatctagagagagagagagagagagagagatacttGAAGACCAGCTCGAGCGGAACGGGTGATGGGTTGTTTCTTCTTGTCCTTGTCTTTCTCGTTACCGCTGGGTTTCCCCATAATCAGACCCTTTGCTCCTTTACCCgacattttcccgccaaaagcTTCACACTTTGcgctgagagagagagagagcaggtAGATCGCAAAAGAGGAGACGAGGAGTCGATAGATGTtcccagagagagagagaaaagagagagagagattagttGACGATTTTACCCAGATAAAAATCCCAGGCCCAGTTAAACGTTACGtcaaattaatatcataaattGTCTATGCAATTGACGAGCCCCTCAACATGAGCTCTTATCATAAGCCCAAAtgtaattcaattttaatatattagatttaaatagatttcaagaaaaaatcaaacgaccaaatatttattttaaaaattctatcaaccaaagaaatttcaaaaaatataaaactcttAAGAATTGGTTTACTAATAACTCCCTAAGACTTCGAACTAGTAGCTCAGAACTTCGTCCACCGACATATGAGTAGAGAGGCAATGTGTCTTCGATGTGCAGCAGGGACAGAGTCAGTCAATCACGTTTTATTTCGGTGTTACGCGCGCTTGATCTGGGCAATGTCTCCAATCCCATCTCCTCCAGCAGGTATCACTAGCGATTCCCTTTTCTCTAACCTCTACCATGTACTCAGTGTTAAAAAGAAATATCCCAAAGATGAAGTACCAGTAGAGTTAGTACCCTGAATATTGTGGAGATTATGGAAAAACAGAAATGAGTTTCAGTTTAAGGGTAGGGATTATGATGTGATCAGCA of Raphanus sativus cultivar WK10039 unplaced genomic scaffold, ASM80110v3 Scaffold0643, whole genome shotgun sequence contains these proteins:
- the LOC108821208 gene encoding 3-deoxy-manno-octulosonate cytidylyltransferase, mitochondrial, whose product is MSLSSSSSSSSSSQKTWIVHGILAGTAIAAAIGARAYLSGSRKFRSRVVGIIPARYASSRFEGKPLVKILGKPMIQRTWERSKLASTLDHVVVATDDERIADCCRGFGADVIMTSESCRNGTERCNEALEKLEKKYDVVVNIQGDEPLIEPEIIDGVVKALQLAPDAVFSTAVTSLKPEDGLDPNRVKCVVDNRGYAIYFSRGLIPYNKSGKVNPDFPYMLHLGIQSFDSKFLKVYSELQPTPLQLEEDLEQLKVLENGYKMKVIKVDHEAHGVDTPDDVEKIESLMRERNLL
- the LOC108822936 gene encoding probable histone H2A variant 3, producing MSGKGAKGLIMGKPSGNEKDKDKKKQPITRSARAGLQFPVGRVHRLLKTRSTAHGRVGATAAVYTAAILEYLTAEVLELAGNASKDLKVKRISPRHLQLAIRGDEELDTLIKGTIAGGGVIPHIHKSLINKSAKE